A stretch of the Aspergillus puulaauensis MK2 DNA, chromosome 6, nearly complete sequence genome encodes the following:
- a CDS encoding class-II fumarase/aspartase family protein (COG:F;~EggNog:ENOG410PK0Y;~InterPro:IPR022761,IPR019468,IPR024083,IPR008948, IPR000362;~PFAM:PF10397,PF00206;~go_function: GO:0003824 - catalytic activity [Evidence IEA]), giving the protein MAVSALDSRVFRNLFGTQEVRDIFTDDAYAGFLVEVEAALARAEAAVGVIPAVAGEAITSACAEINLDFERLAHETDIVGYPVLPLVKQLVEGTPGEMAKYIHWGATTQDIMDDASMLQMKRGLKLVGRELQTLVGVLKGLAEKYRDTPMAGRTHLQHALPCTFGYKCAVYLSSILRHQERLQEIERRCLLVQFGGAAGTLASLQDADTGLRVRAELATQLGLKDPLITWHVARDTVAEILNFLALIGGTLGKIALDLIVMSSNEFDEVSEPFVPHRGASSTMPQKRNPISSEVILAASKLLRSNASLGLDAMVTDFERASGPWHLEWVAIPEAFITAVGALHQTNFAMGGLVVKVDSMSRNLHSTRGLIVGEAVMMGLAPVLGRQKAHDVVYEACKTAIEENRSLLEVLRQNSDLSETLAADRLASLCDPLQYLGASQQMVDAVVGAVNIVP; this is encoded by the exons ATGGCCGTTTCAGCACTCGACTCGCGCGTCTTCAGAAACCTGTTCGGCACCCAGGAGGTGCGCGACATCTTCACTGATGACGCCTACGCGGGGTTTCTCGTCGAGGTGGAGGCTGCTCTTGCGCGGGCGGAGGCAGCCGTGGGTGTGATTCCTGCTGTTGCGGGCGAGGCAATCACCAGTGCTTGTGCGGAGATTAACTTGGA TTTTGAGCGTCTGGCCCACGAAACGGATATTGTTGGCTATCCAGTCCTGCCGCTCGTCaagcagcttgttgaggGGACGCCCGGGGAGATGGCCAAGTATATCCACTGGGGTGCTACCACGCAAGACATCATGGACGACGCCTCAATGTTACAAATGAAACGTGGCTTGAAGCTTGTAGGAAGAGAGTTGCAGACGCTGGTCGGTGTATTGAAAGGATTGGCGGAGAAGTATCGCGATAC ACCGATGGCCGGTCGTACTCACCTCCAACACGCCCTTCCGTGTACTTTCGGTTATAAATGCGCCGTCTACCTGTCGAGTATCCTGCGCCACCAGGAGCGTTTACAAGAAATCGAGCGGAGGTGCTTACTAGTCCAGTTCGGAGGCGCTGCGGGCACGCTGGCGTCGCTTCAAGATGCTGATACTGGCCTCCGCGTACGCGCTGAGCTTGCCACGCAACTTGGCTTAAAAGATCCATTGATCACATGGCACGTGGCCCGCGATACAGTCGCCGAGATTCTCAATTTCCTGGCTCTGATCGGAGGGACGTTAGGCAAGATCGCTCTCGACCTGATCGTTATGTCGTCGAACGAGTTTGACGAGGTCTCGGAGCCCTTCGTGCCCCATCGCGGAGCCTCGTCAACTATGCCCCAGAAACGTAACCCAATCTCCAGCGAGGTCATTCTCGCTGCGTCAAAGCTGCTCCGATCTAACGCTAGCCTGGGGCTGGATGCCATGGTGACAGATTTTGAGCGCGCTTCTGGCCCTTGGCATTTAGAATGGGTGGCCATTCCCGAAGCTTTCATTACTGCTGTGGGCGCCTTGCATCAGACTAATTTTGCAATGGGTGGACTGGTGGTGAAGGTGGATTCGATGAGTCGCAACCTCCATTCTACGCGGGGACTCATCGTCGGGGAAGCGGTCATGATGGGATTGGCGCCGGTGCTCGGTCGGCAAAAGGCTCACGACGTTGTTTATGAAGCCTGCAAGACGGCGATTGAAGAGaaccgcagcctcctcgaGGTGCTGCGGCAGAACTCCGATCTCAGCGAAACCCTTGCCGCGGATCGACTCGCAAGTTTGTGCGATCCGCTACAGTATCTTGGGGCGAGTCAGCAGATGGTAGACGCCGTTGTTGGGGCAGTCAACATTGTACCTTAG
- a CDS encoding uncharacterized protein (COG:T;~EggNog:ENOG410PXI8;~InterPro:IPR011009), with translation MRYARPDCSDDVSREIDDIFALGTLLYEISVGHALYAEQPSREIRKLLRMHRFPDLDGIPPNVRITIEKCWSNG, from the coding sequence ATGCGGTATGCTCGGCCGGACTGTAGTGACGATGTCTCTAGAGAGATCGATGACATCTTTGCTCTCGGGACACTGCTTTATGAGATTAGTGTTGGACATGCGCTGTATGCTGAACAGCCTAGCAGGGAGATTCGGAAGCTGTTGCGTATGCACAGATTTCCAGATCTTGACGGTATTCCTCCGAATGTCCGGATAACCATCGAAAAGTGTTGGTCAAATGGCTAA
- a CDS encoding uncharacterized protein (InterPro:IPR011009), producing the protein MLPASIAEALDKTNHRHIELAGIGCFSQVVKVADTGLVIKETFDHPVVGNLQCLEKRTYERLGRHPYILRYYGEYSLGNGLPSGLVFQHHGLGTLADNLALSKYATERTQWPM; encoded by the exons ATGCTACCAGCCTCCATAGCAGAAGCACTCGACAAAACAAATCACAGGCATATAGAGCTTGCTGGCATCGGCTGCTTTTCGCAGGTGGTCAAGGTGGCCGACACTGGCCTTGTAATCAAAGAGACATTTGACCATCCAGTTGTCGGCAACTTGCAATGTCTAGAAAAGCGCACTTATGAACGACTCGGCCGTCATCCCTATATTCTGCGATACTACGGCGAATATAGTCTGGGTAATGGTCTTCCTAGCGGGCTGGTGTTTCAACATCACGGACTTGGCACCCTTGCAGACAATCTTGCATTGTCAAAATACGCAACAGAGCGAACCCA atggccaaTGTAG
- a CDS encoding Zn(II)2Cys6 transcription factor (COG:S;~EggNog:ENOG410PYUP;~InterPro:IPR036864,IPR007219,IPR001138;~PFAM:PF00172,PF04082;~go_function: GO:0000981 - DNA-binding transcription factor activity, RNA polymerase II-specific [Evidence IEA];~go_function: GO:0003677 - DNA binding [Evidence IEA];~go_function: GO:0008270 - zinc ion binding [Evidence IEA];~go_process: GO:0006351 - transcription, DNA-templated [Evidence IEA];~go_process: GO:0006355 - regulation of transcription, DNA-templated [Evidence IEA]) produces MDLPSSPSSPSHLPRKLGQACDRCRKKKIKCDGTLPACRNCAKASKPCEASAALQRNTRVRGFVTEDKHFQDLQNQLAQCQQALQTERNTVAMLREQLAQQLLQPAHSTSVAPILPNDGAFGTILPSFFSRPGGASDDSAYVIKHMGRMVHDEVGVGRFAGSTTGVHFVLSVEEACKRTLPFAETFPEGCHSLYLGQSANTSEPDSSSLHEDIIKCLNQPVSFYLEQIDVFCRYWEAFCPLFARKQLEKDIERLVRKVQDHGPNSDDDTALCILLSIMGINCLTHSMSGNHGPNSESPGRQYISVAGHMQGRLVARADIGSLQALTLFAFYHQLSGRSLSLIQLNGHMVRIAQSLGLHRHARRFRLTMSETELRKRLWWWVYIFDRITSIIHGLPLLINDIDVDNDMPTDCRLHDLSDTELLHPLPGQTTPVFYFNHFVTMGKKLSSILHNLYTTTQRRQGGIKIERLDRDMRVWSQNLDAIEDAGTNLMVFWLRLLAHLAMVLIHRPGLTFAENTPEFGTCLNTCVRSSTEILHLLGGTGSDTTPYFHSLCPVGPGLVFQCALMHVYCQCKLKILSNLGASDFPSLQESMGAIYNAVEPLERYSQRALLYPPGNFQHHSINATIKTLKDVALALQQSNHGPELPAEETWLPETPSLSFRGNSLYDLNYMTAMDWAQDISDTFGDLPGFTG; encoded by the exons ATGGATCTCCCCTCTTCCccctcttcgccatcgcaTCTTCCTCGCAAACTAGGTCAGGCTTG TGATCGATGCCGCAA aaagaagataaaaTGTGACGGCACACTTCCTGCT TGCCGCAATTGTGCCAAAGCCAGCAAGCCCTGTGAGGCCTCCGCGGCCTTGCAGAGGAACACTAGGGTAAGAGGTTTTGTTACCGAAGACAAACATTTCCAAGACTTGCAAAATCAGCTGGCCCAGTGTCAGCAGGCGCTTCAGACGGAGCGTAACACCGTGGCCATGTTACGGGAACAGCTAGCacagcagctccttcaacCTGCGCATTCCACCTCAGTTGCTCCCATTCTCCCAAACGATGGCGCCTTTGGGACAATTTTACCATCATTTTTTAGCAGGCCTGGTGGTGCCTCAGATGACTCCGCGTATGTTATTAAGCACATGGGACGCATGGTTCATGACGAAGTAGGTGTGGGCCGCTTCGCAGGCTCTACTACTGGTGTTCACTTTGTGCTAAGCGTCGAAGAGGCTTGCAAGCGGACACTGCCTTTCGCAGAAACCTTCCCAGAAGGATGTCATAGCCTTTATTTGGGCCAGTCAGCCAACACCTCCGAACCAGACTCCAGTTCCCTACATGAAGACATTATCAAGTGCCTCAACCAACCTGTCAGCTTCTATCTGGAACAGATTGACGTCTTTTGTCGTTACTGGGAGGCATTCTGCCCTTTGTTCGCGCGCAAGCAGCTGGAAAAAGATATTGAAAGACTAGTGAGAAAAGTGCAAGACCATGGTCCGAACTCGGATGACGACACTGCGCTCTGTATTCTACTTTCCATTATGGGAATTAACTGCCTAACCCACAGTATGAGTGGTAACCATGGCCCAAACTCGGAATCTCCAGGAAGACAGTATATTTCGGTAGCAGGTCATATGCAGGGCCGTCTGGTTGCGCGCGCGGATATTGGATCTCTGCAGGCGCTCACTCTATTTGCCTTCTACCACCAACTATCCGGAAGGTCTCTATCTCTCATCCAGCTGAACGGACATATGGTTCGAATCGCCCAGTCGCTTGGCTTGCATCGTCATGCCAGACGTTTTCGATTGACCATGTCCGAAACCGAATTGCGAAAACGACTGTGGTGGTGGGTATACATATTTGACCG AATCACGTCTATAATCCATGGTCTACCCCTCCTCATTAACGATATCGATGTCGACAACGACATGCCCACTGACTGTCGGCTTCACGATCTCAGCGATACTGAGCTGTTGCATCCCCTCCCCGGACAAACAACGCCTGTATTTTATTTCAACCACTTTGTGACCATGGGCAAGAAGCTATCTTCTATCCTCCACAATCTGTATACAACCACCCAGCGTCGTCAGGGTGGCATCAAGATTGAGCGGCTTGATCGGGATATGAGGGTATGGAGCCAGAATTTGGACGCCATCGAAGATGCTGGAACCAACTTAATGGTCTTCTGGCTGCGCTTACTAGCCCATCTGGCCATGGTCCTAATCCACCGCCCCGGCCTCACCTTTGCGGAGAATACTCCTGAATTTGGAACATGCCTCAATACGTGCGTGAGGTCAAGCACCGAAATCCTTCACTTGCTCGGTGGGACAGGGTCAGATACGACGCCCTATTTCCATTCACTGTGCCCCGTTGGACCAGGTTTGGTGTTTCAATGTGCTTTGATGCACGTATACTGCCAATGCAAGCTCAAAATCCTAAGCAACCTGGGAGCCAGCGATTTCCCTTCCCTACAGGAGAGTATGGGTGCTATCTACAATGCCGTCGAACCTCTGGAAAGATACAGCCAACGGGCACTATTGTATCCTCCTGGCAATTTCCAGCATCATTCAATAAATGCAACGATTAAAACACTGAAAGATGTGGCCCTCGCTCTGCAGCAATCCAACCATGGCCCCGAGCTGCCGGCGGAGGAGACTTGGCTTCCTGAAACACCTTCACTATCCTTCAGAGGCAACTCTCTCTATGACCTGAATTATATGACGGCCATGGACTGGGCCCAAGATATCTCAGATACGTTTGGTGATTTGCCCGGCTTTACCGGTTGA
- a CDS encoding sugar porter family MFS transporter (COG:G;~EggNog:ENOG410PKV4;~InterPro:IPR005829,IPR005828,IPR003663,IPR036259, IPR020846;~PFAM:PF00083,PF07690;~TransMembrane:12 (i12-31o68-89i101-120o126-148i160-183o195-212i277-300o320-340i347-369o375-402i423-441o447-464i);~go_component: GO:0016020 - membrane [Evidence IEA];~go_component: GO:0016021 - integral component of membrane [Evidence IEA];~go_function: GO:0022857 - transmembrane transporter activity [Evidence IEA];~go_process: GO:0055085 - transmembrane transport [Evidence IEA]), translating into MASSKFLWGLRGSSLTLAQLALIVCPSYVLFGYNQSNLGGLVSLSDWIALFPRIDTHTTSGAQKSDNATVQGVVIACFTLGALPGCLSCSYTSDKFGRRPVIFVGAVLTLIGQILEASAFHLAQLVVGRTILGVGVGMLSGTVPTWQSECSNSKNRGKHVVLDGLFISLGYALQAWINLGFYQFETGPVTWRPPVALPCFLSLVLMASIFFMPESPRWLARENRVSEAQDTLSSLKDSPIDSPEVTSEIVSIEASLEQTANHAGSLLDLFSMGEGRLLYRFSICILLQFYQQMAGGNLISVYSTVIFQQGLDLDAQTSRILSGGTLTWKLLSCFVSFFTIDRLGRRFAFIVSGTGMAACMLGLAVSTSFPRSDYAAQIVSVLFIFLFNFFLPVGFLGANFLYTTEIAPTRLRVAMSSISTANHWLWNFVVTMITPVAIESIGYKYYIVYTCIGFCIPLSIYFLYPETMGRSLEEIDLIFRESPSVLATVRHAKKRPSIPLDQQLSGKTSSAHEEVVGEKSV; encoded by the exons ATGGCTTCTTCCAAGTTCCTCTGGGGATTGCGTGGCAGCTCCCTTACCCTCGCTCAGCTAGCCCTGATTGTCTGTCCTTCATATGTCCTCTTCGGTTACAACCAGTCCAACCTAGGAGGTCTCGTCTCGCTGTCTGACTGGATTGCCCTATTTCCTCGCATCGATACACACACCACGAGCGGTGCACAAAAGAGTGACAATGCCACAGTGCAGGGTGTTGTCATCGCCTGCTTCACACTCGGAGCCCTACCCGGTTGTCTATCATGCTCCTATACGTCAGACAAATTTGGCCGCCGCCCTGTGATTTTCGTTGGAGCCGTCTTGACACTTATCGGACAGATTCTGGAGGCATCTGCATTCCATCTCGCCCAGCTAGTCGTCGGTCGTACCATCCTTGGTGTCGGGGTTGGAATGCTCAGTGGGACAGTCCCAACCTGGCAAAGCGAATGCTCAAACTCAAAGAATCGTGGCAAACACGTCGTCTTAGATGGTCTCTTCATCTCTCTCGGTTATGCCCTACAGGCCTGGATCAATCTGGGCTTCTACCAGTTCGAAACCGGGCCTGTGACCTGGCGACCACCCGTTGCGCTGCCTTGCTTCCTATCCCTCGTCCTCATGgcatccatcttcttcatgccCGAATCGCCTCGCTGGCTTGCGCGCGAGAACCGGGTGAGTGAAGCCCAGGACACTCTCTCCTCTCTGAAGGACTCGCCCATCGATTCACCCGAAGTCACATCCGAGATTGTTAGTATCGAGGCGTCTCTAGAGCAAACTGCCAACCACGCCGGCAGTCTGCTAGACCTATTCAGCATGGGCGAAGGTCGACTCCTATATCGCTTCAGCATCTGCATCCTACTGCAATTCTACCAGCAGATGGCGGGTGGAAACCTCATATCGGTGTATTCGACTGTCATCTTCCAACAAGGTCTCGACCTAGACGCCCAAACATCACGAATTCTCTCCGGAGGCACACTCACATGGAAACTCCTATCCTGCTTCGTCTCGTTCTTTACGATCGACAGACTCGGCCGTCGATTCGCGTTCATCGTCAGCGGCACAGGCATGGCAGCATGCATGCTGGGACTCGCGGTGTCTACTTCGTTCCCTCGATCTGATTACGCAGCGCAGATTGTCAGCGTCCTCTTTATtttcctcttcaacttcttcctccccgtcggcttcctcggcgcaAACTTCCTCTACACCACGGAGATTGCACCAACCCGGCTCCGCGTGGCTATGTCCAGTATCTCGACTGCAAACCACTGGCTTTG GAACTTCGTTGTGACCATGATCACACCCGTCGCAATCGAGAGCATCGGGTATAAATACTACATCGTGTACACCTGCATCGGGTTCTGCATCCCGTTGTCGATCTACTTTCTCTACCCCGAG ACCATGGGACGCAGCCTAGAAGAAATCGACCTTATCTTCCGCGAAAGCCCGTCCGTACTTGCTACCGTGAGGCATGCAAAGAAGAGACCGAGTATCCCGCTTGACCAGCAGCTGTCTGGCAAGACATCATCTGCACATGAGGAGGTTGTCGGGGAGAAAAGTGTTTGA
- a CDS encoding zinc-binding alcohol dehydrogenase family protein (COG:Q;~EggNog:ENOG410PUZA;~InterPro:IPR013149,IPR036291,IPR011032,IPR020843;~PFAM:PF00107,PF13602;~go_function: GO:0016491 - oxidoreductase activity [Evidence IEA];~go_process: GO:0055114 - oxidation-reduction process [Evidence IEA]), with translation MASGSNTALVVRVVDGQAPRLSKDDIAVPRPAANQVLVELSHIAQNPTDVQSFDSNAFGDGTVLGCDFVGEVVELGSGVTRLAKCDIVSGLIWGGEIKYVGAYSQYCVADERISFKVPQGISRERASTVPLAAATAWLALLSKECLALDRSKAESTSVLVWGGSSSVGLYTVQLASLLGFEVVATCSSKHSDLVRSVGAQHVFDYKDNDVVAKIQKAVPNLAHTFDTIGNATSSATASHALRNGTGRLCTVRPGKAHTENVAAGTVVTDVLVWTAFLKDHSYGDFRWPASQHDHELSSELFEKLPGWLQTGTIKPNTPKVFHGLDAVTDGFQEYRDGKISAYKIVYEI, from the exons ATGGCATCAGGATCTAACACCGCCCTTGTTGTCCGCGTTGTCGACGGACAAGCCCCCAGACTCTCTAAAGACGACATCGCAGTCCCCCGCCCAGCAGCAAACCAGGTCCTTGTGGAACTGTCCCATATAGCCCAGAACCCAACTGATG TTCAATCGTTTGATAGCAACGCCTTCGGAGATGGCACCGTGCTCGGATGCGACTTTGTAGGCGAAGTTGTCGAGTTGGGCAGCGGCGTTACCAGACTTGCCAAATGTGATATCGTGTCTGGCCTGATTTGGGGTG GAGAAATCAAGTACGTCGGCGCATATAGCCAGTACTGCGTGGCCGACGAACGGATCTCATTCAAAGTTCCCCAGGGCATTTCAAGAGAACGGGCCAGCACTGTTCCCCTAGCCGCTGCTACAGCCTGGCTTGCTTTACTGTCGAAAGAGTGTCTAGCGCTTGATCGCTCCAAAGCCGAGAGTACCAGCGTCTTGGTCTGGGGCGGAAGCT CCAGCGTTGGACTATATACAGTTCAGCTTGCCTCGCTTCTTGGCTTTGAGGTGGTAGCAACATGCAGCTCTAAGCACTCTGATCTTGTCCGCTCTGTTGGCGCCCAGCATGTATTCGACTACAAGGATAATGATGTTGTCGCCAAAATCCAAAAGGCCGTCCCAAACCTGGCTCACACTTTCGACACTATCGGCAATGCTACTTCATCCGCTACTGCCTCTCATGCACTCCGCAACGGGACTGGCAGACTGTGTACTGTGAGACCCGGAAAGGCGCACACCGAGAACGTCGCCGCAGGAACTGTTGTCACAGATGTCTTGGTGTGGACAGCATTCCTTAAAGACCACAGCTATGGGGATTTCAGGTGGCCC GCATCACAACATGACCACGAACTATCCAGTGAACTCTTCGAAAAGCTACCCGGATGGCTGCAAACCGGCACAATCAAACCGAACACTCCCAAAGTTTTTCATGGGTTAGACGCGGTGACAGACGGATTCCAGGAATATAGAGACGGAAAGATCTCTGCCTACAAGATTGTCTACGAAATATAG
- a CDS encoding uncharacterized protein (COG:S;~EggNog:ENOG410PMBV): protein MTTAEQNGTQSPSYALTDEQKAHFLKHGFVRIPNCFSPEKAAEWTDNVWVRLGYSPTDKSTWAKERINMPHHRREPARTFAPKAWAAICELCGGEDRISDDFLDWRDSLIVNLGTEEWEGRAPHPRDLDNWHVDGDFFVHYLDSPEQALLVIPLFSDIKPRGGGTMICPEGIPFIARHLYDHPEGVFPQMAPRGQQSQYPDIHGFYNSIVAQCSEFHEMTGNIGDVVLMHPFMCHSASKNSLRVPRIITNPPVALKEPFNFDRDDPSQYSLVEQKTLLALGKDKLGGWKITAEREEIVPARMKAFHEMKKQEAERLKLAQGVTTVVDA, encoded by the exons ATGACAACGGCAGAACAAAACGGGACGCAGAGTCCCAGCTACGCCCTAACAGATGAACAGAAAGCCCATTTCCTCAAACACGGCTTCGTCCGCATCCCGAACTGCTTCTCACCAGAAAAAGCTGCCGAATGGACTGATAATGTCTGGGTCCGACTGGGATACTCGCCCACAGACAAATCCACCTGGGCAAAGGAGAGGATCAACATGCCGCACCACCGCCGCGAGCCCGCACGTACATTCGCACCCAAGGCCTGGGCGGCGATTTGCGAGTTatgcggcggcgaggacCGCATTTCAGATGATTTTTTGGACTGGCGCGACTCGCTGATTGTGAATCTTGGGacggaggagtgggagggcCGCGCGCCGCATCCGAGGGATTTGGATAATTGGCATGTTGATGGGGATTTCTTCGTGCATTATTTGGATTCGCCCGAGCAGGCGCTGTTGGTTATTCCGCTGTTTAGTGATATTAAACCGCGCGGAGGTGGCACGATGATTTGTCCGGAGGGGATACCGTTTATTGCGAGGCATTTG TATGATCACCCCGAAGGCGTATTCCCCCAGATGGCCCCCCGGGGCCAACAGTCCCAGTATCCAGACATACATGGATTTTACAACTCGATTGTCGCACAGTGCAGCGAGTTCCATGAAATGACGGGCAATATCGGAGACGTCGTACTGATGCATCCGTTTATGTGCCACTCTGCCTCGAAAAATAGCTTGCGGGTTCCACGAATTATCACCAATCCCCCGGTTGCTTTGAAGGAGCCGTTCAACTTTGACCGTGATGATCCTAGTCAGTATAGCCTTGTGGAGCAAAAGACGCTGTTGGCTCTGGGAAAGGACAAGCTGGGTGGGTGGAAGATTACGGCGGAGCGTGAGGAGATTGTTCCTGCGCGGATGAAGGCGTTTCACGAGATGAAGAAACAAGAGGCGGAGCGGTTGAAACTTGCTCAGGGAGTTACTACTGTGGTTGATGCATGA
- a CDS encoding uncharacterized protein (CAZy:AA1;~COG:Q;~EggNog:ENOG410Q7HF;~InterPro:IPR008972,IPR011707,IPR011706,IPR001117;~PFAM:PF00394,PF07732,PF07731;~go_function: GO:0005507 - copper ion binding [Evidence IEA];~go_function: GO:0016491 - oxidoreductase activity [Evidence IEA];~go_process: GO:0055114 - oxidation-reduction process [Evidence IEA]) has product MATTRTSSSSESTSTSPTSSISSSTSTSSTTSSSPTGIPCAGNTPDTRSSWCDYNIDTNYHDITPNTGVTREYWLEIDEITANIDGYSRPAMAINGTIPGPTLYADWGDEVVIHVRNLLHETLNGSSIHWHGIRQQNTNQNDGVVSITQCPITPNHEYTYRWRAQQYGTSWYHSHMALQAWDGVAGGLVINGPATANYDVDAGTIMLNDWSHQTAAELFQYAQVVGPPTLNNSLINGTNTYGSGDDETGERFKLKVEEGTSYRLRIINAALDTHYKFMIDNHILTVISMDLVPVKPFNTTFIDIAMGQRYDVIVTANQAAVADSFWLRSLPQGACSSIEDATNIRGIFYYGDNPSTPETSRWHSEDNCNDEPMENLVPHVPRTVQAPDWQENTEATSDRNADGLFRWFLNSTTMEVFWEDPTLKQIADGKSKKELMMWDNSSAVIDLPNADQWVYLVVSTAAPVFHPIHLHGHDFFILAQGLNPWDGTVNTDNPPRRDTAVLPGNGYLVMAWETDNPGAWLMHCHIGWHTTEGFALQFVERYDEIKGIIDQHQLEETCNLWNGYDEEYDIEQHDSGV; this is encoded by the exons ATGGCAACCACCAGAacctccagcagctctgAGAGTACTAGCACTTCGCCAACCTCTAGTATCTCATCGTCTACTAGTACCTCATCAACtacctcatcttcacccaCTGGAATCCCATGCGCCGGGAACACTCCAGACACCAGGTCCAGCTGGTGCGACTACAATATAGACACCAACTACCACGACATCACCCCCAACACCGGTGTCACGCGAGAATACTGGCTcgagattgacgagatcaCAGCAAACATAGATGGTTATTCCCGTCCTGCAATGGCCATCAACGGGACCATCCCCGGTCCAACCCTCTACGCAGACTGGGGCGACGAGGTGGTCATCCATgtccgcaatctcctccacGAGACGCTCAATGGAAGCAGCATCCACTGGCACGGTATCCGTCAGCAGAACACCAACCAGAATGACGGAGTGGTTTCGATAACTCAGTGCCCTATTACTCCGAACCACGAGTATACGTACCGCTGGCGCGCACAGCAATACGGTACGTCGTGGTACCACTCCCACATGGCTCTGCAAGCCTGGGACGGTGTAGCCGGGGGCCTTGTCATTAACGGACCTGCGACTGCGAACTATGATGTTGACGCAGGCACTATCATGCTGAATGACTGGTCTCATCAAACAGCCGCTGAGCTGTTCCAGTACGCTCAGGTTGTTGGTCCTCCTACCTTGAATAACTCTTTGATCAACGGGACCAACACCTACGGGTCTGGAGACGACGAGACCGGTGAACGCTTCAAGTTGAAGGTCGAAGAGGGCACTTCGTACCGTCTTCGAATAATCAATGCGGCTCTGGATACGCACTATAAGTTCATGATCGATAACCATATCCTAACGGTGATTTCCATGGATCTCGTCCCGGTTAAGCCTTTCAACACCACGTTTATTGATATTGCCATGG GCCAACGCTACGACGTAATCGTCACAGCAAACCAAGCCGCCGTTGCAGACTCCTTCTGGCTCCGATCACTCCCACAAGGAGCCTGCTCATCCATCGAAGACGCCACCAACATCCGCGGTATCTTCTACTACGGCGATAACCCAAGCACCCCAGAGACAAGCCGCTGGCACTCCGAGGACAACTGCAACGACGAGCCCATGGAAAACCTCGTCCCGCACGTCCCACGCACCGTCCAGGCCCCAGACTGGCAGGAAAATACGGAGGCTACATCTGACCGCAACGCCGACGGTCTGTTCCGGTGGTTCCTCAACAGCACCACCATGGAAGTCTTCTGGGAAGACCCCACGTTGAAGCAGATCGCAGACGGGAAAAGTAAAAAGGAACTGATGATGTGGGATAACTCGAGTGCGGTGATTGACCTGCCCAATGCGGACCAGTGGGTTTATCTCGTCGTGAGCACGGCGGCGCCGGTTTTCCATCCGATTCATCTGCACGGGCATGACTTTTTCATTCTCGCGCAGGGCTTGAATCCCTGGGATGGCACTGTTAACACGGATAACCCGCCGAGACGCGATACAGCGGTGCTGCCGGGGAATGGGTATCTGGTTATGGCGTGGGAGACGGATAACCCGGGGGCGTGGCTGATGCATTGCCATATTGGGTGGCATACGACTGAGGGGTTTGCGTTGCAGTTTGTGGAGAGGTACGATGAGATTAAGGGGATTATTGACCAGCATCAGTTGGAGGAGACGTGTAATCTGTGGAATGGATATGACGAGGAGTACGATATTGAACAGCATGATTCGGGAGTTTAA